The Brachyspira aalborgi genome has a segment encoding these proteins:
- a CDS encoding TraR/DksA family transcriptional regulator: MNSKKLKKFKDLLLEEKRNTLDELLSGNETYEALKQETHGDMADIAFQTYEKQSLVNSSQKDKDKLEALNNALKRIEDGSYGKCIDCKDEISEDRLTAIPYTLRCVNCMAKYEDKRRREKM, from the coding sequence ATGAATTCTAAAAAATTGAAGAAATTTAAAGATTTATTACTTGAAGAAAAAAGAAATACATTAGACGAATTATTGAGCGGAAACGAAACTTACGAAGCGCTAAAACAAGAAACTCATGGCGATATGGCGGATATAGCTTTTCAAACTTACGAAAAGCAAAGTTTGGTTAACTCTTCTCAAAAAGATAAAGATAAATTGGAAGCTTTAAATAACGCTCTTAAAAGAATTGAAGACGGTTCTTATGGAAAATGTATCGATTGCAAAGACGAAATTAGCGAAGATAGATTAACCGCTATACCTTATACTTTAAGATGCGTAAATTGTATGGCTAAATACGAAGATAAGAGACGCCGTGAAAAAATGTAA